A window of the Calditrichota bacterium genome harbors these coding sequences:
- a CDS encoding Gfo/Idh/MocA family oxidoreductase — protein sequence MLRLGILGMSEGNGHPYSWSAIINGDFDRQEMAACGFAGIPVYLEANRDTLGIDGARVTHVWTQDRSLSEHIAGASMIENVVDKPEGMIGQVDAVLLARDDPENHAAMAKPFLDADVPIFIDKPLAITREDLGYFSEQNKKGKLLMSCSSMRYAGECRTAKTELASLGELQLATVVGKKDWVKYGVHMLEALFALLDDPRAVSVQHVSESGKDIVLIRFESGLLATVHLFVDIAPTFQLSLFGRSGWRLVEIRNSYSMFKENLTEFIRSVREGKSRLPFEKTENIIRTLIGARESLNRGGEVVELG from the coding sequence ATGCTAAGACTCGGCATTTTGGGCATGAGCGAGGGAAACGGCCATCCCTACTCGTGGTCGGCCATCATCAATGGAGACTTTGACCGTCAGGAAATGGCGGCGTGCGGCTTTGCCGGCATCCCGGTTTATCTTGAGGCGAACCGCGACACGCTGGGCATTGACGGGGCACGGGTCACGCACGTGTGGACGCAGGACAGAAGCCTGTCCGAGCATATCGCCGGAGCCTCGATGATTGAAAATGTCGTTGACAAACCTGAAGGGATGATCGGGCAGGTCGATGCGGTGCTGCTGGCGCGGGATGATCCGGAAAATCACGCGGCCATGGCCAAGCCCTTTCTGGACGCCGACGTCCCCATCTTTATCGACAAGCCGCTGGCCATTACCCGCGAGGACCTGGGCTATTTTTCGGAGCAGAATAAAAAGGGCAAATTGCTCATGTCCTGTTCTTCCATGCGCTACGCGGGTGAGTGCCGAACAGCCAAGACGGAACTGGCGTCCCTGGGAGAACTGCAACTGGCAACTGTGGTGGGTAAAAAGGACTGGGTGAAATACGGCGTTCACATGCTGGAAGCGCTGTTCGCCTTGCTGGATGATCCCCGGGCCGTTTCCGTGCAGCATGTCAGCGAGTCTGGAAAGGACATCGTCCTCATCAGATTCGAGAGCGGACTTTTGGCGACGGTGCACCTGTTTGTGGACATCGCGCCGACGTTTCAATTGTCGCTGTTCGGCCGAAGTGGCTGGCGACTGGTTGAGATCAGGAATTCTTATTCGATGTTCAAAGAGAATCTCACCGAGTTCATCCGTTCGGTTCGCGAGGGAAAATCGCGCTTGCCTTTTGAAAAAACAGAGAATATTATCCGCACGCTGATCGGCGCGAGGGAAAGCCTGAATCGTGGTGGGGAAGTTGTAGAGCTGGGGTAA
- a CDS encoding SDR family oxidoreductase, giving the protein MHVKELLSLKKKIILVTGGAGRYGRCIVEGLAEAGGTVITASRSLEANEKLAQKFKGRGLDVLALQVDQADHDSVTALKRQIQNKFGRLDVFVNNAVARPMQGYNAPIEQFAESMRVNATGMMDILREMADLIAESGGGSIVNISSMMGLYGPDLSNYEGTDMGDPPPDYFFHRGGLINLTRYLARVLADKNIRVNCISPGGLFDNQPQRFLENYCKNVPVGRMATCDDIKGLVVLLASDASAYINGENILMDGGMHA; this is encoded by the coding sequence ATGCATGTCAAAGAATTACTCAGCTTAAAAAAGAAAATCATTCTCGTCACCGGGGGCGCGGGGCGATATGGCCGGTGCATCGTCGAGGGACTGGCGGAGGCAGGCGGCACGGTCATTACGGCGTCGCGGAGTCTGGAGGCAAATGAAAAACTCGCACAGAAATTCAAGGGTCGGGGACTCGATGTACTCGCGCTGCAGGTCGATCAGGCCGACCACGATTCGGTCACGGCGCTGAAACGGCAAATTCAGAATAAATTCGGACGACTGGATGTCTTTGTCAATAACGCCGTGGCCCGTCCCATGCAGGGATACAATGCACCCATCGAGCAATTCGCAGAGTCCATGCGCGTCAACGCCACGGGCATGATGGACATCCTGCGTGAAATGGCCGACCTCATCGCCGAAAGCGGCGGGGGCAGCATCGTTAATATCAGCTCCATGATGGGCCTCTACGGGCCGGACCTGTCAAATTACGAAGGGACGGACATGGGCGATCCGCCACCGGATTATTTTTTCCACCGTGGGGGATTAATCAATTTAACGCGGTATTTGGCCCGTGTACTGGCGGACAAAAATATCCGTGTCAACTGCATCAGTCCCGGCGGTCTGTTCGACAATCAACCGCAGCGATTTTTAGAAAATTATTGCAAAAATGTGCCGGTCGGCCGCATGGCCACTTGCGACGACATCAAAGGCCTGGTGGTGTTGCTGGCATCGGATGCTTCGGCCTACATTAACGGCGAAAATATTTTGATGGATGGCGGTATGCATGCGTAA